Proteins encoded together in one Deinococcus hopiensis KR-140 window:
- the rpmB gene encoding 50S ribosomal protein L28, with protein sequence MSKVCEVCGKGPIVVNSVIRRGKARAAGGVGRKVTGITKRSQKPNLQPLTVVRGGVAVRMRVCTKCRKNII encoded by the coding sequence ATGTCGAAAGTGTGCGAAGTGTGCGGTAAGGGACCGATTGTCGTGAACTCGGTCATTCGCCGTGGTAAGGCCCGTGCAGCGGGTGGCGTGGGCCGTAAGGTCACCGGCATCACCAAGCGGTCCCAGAAGCCCAACCTCCAGCCCCTCACCGTGGTGCGCGGCGGCGTGGCCGTGCGGATGCGCGTCTGCACCAAGTGCCGTAAGAACATCATCTAA
- a CDS encoding MMPL family transporter yields the protein MRALSLLVTRRPWLVLLLWGLLALLSAYPASLAPRSLSANPGELKDSESARVTALLREKFRETDTNTVLLVTRLDPPLGTAEARADYNRFVSGLEAVPGVSRVLRAGSQGAVPTVSVDGRFALTAAQIPLKEGATETLERVRAYAQQAQGPGLKVRVTGGQAIADDFTAFAEGDTKRSEFSALPLTALVLLGVFGALVATGLPLLIGVLSITVAMAGLYGLSHLTEVSTFAQSVITMLGLGAGIDYALLMVNRFREELVRDGDARAAAGRTVLTAGRSVLFSGLTVAIAMAALILPPLAFVRSMGLGGVLVVLLTVVASVTALPALLALLGERVNGPRLLRLTWSQNAGASAAWTAFARRVTARPWLAVILSTAFLLLLALPARDMKTGYAGAWGLTTGVESRDALADVRDLGAGGLLSQFEVILDLGGRRYGPAERVRFQKVVADLRAMSGVRTVVSPFLTPADLGGTSGSGGTDALAALGLLTQRSFSVDRSLLRVTVVPDRYLRADQIDPFETRLRRALGGSGFRFLLGGAPVGEREFSRAITGALPTAVLTVFGGTFLLLLLAFRSLLVPLKSIVMNALTVGAAYGVVTLVVQKGFLAGPLGIPGDVGVLDSSLPLLLFAVLFGLSMDYEIFLLSRVQEEVLRGHPNDEAVVLAVGRTARIITSAAVIMFIVFCAFVVGRVVANKSIGLGLAVAVALDATLVRLVLVPAFLKLAGRWNWWLPGWLDRLLPQLRVEH from the coding sequence GTGCGTGCCCTCTCCCTGCTGGTTACCCGTCGGCCCTGGCTGGTCCTGCTGCTGTGGGGCCTGCTCGCGCTGCTCAGCGCCTACCCCGCGTCCCTGGCTCCCCGGAGCCTGAGTGCCAATCCCGGCGAACTGAAAGATTCGGAAAGTGCCCGCGTCACCGCCCTGCTGCGGGAGAAGTTCAGGGAGACCGACACGAACACGGTTCTCCTCGTCACCCGGCTGGACCCGCCGCTGGGTACGGCAGAGGCCCGCGCCGACTACAACCGCTTTGTCTCGGGCCTGGAGGCTGTGCCCGGCGTTTCGCGGGTGTTGCGGGCGGGCAGTCAGGGCGCTGTCCCAACGGTCAGCGTGGACGGCCGCTTCGCCCTGACCGCCGCGCAGATTCCCCTCAAGGAGGGAGCCACCGAGACGCTGGAGCGGGTACGGGCCTATGCGCAGCAGGCCCAGGGACCAGGCCTGAAGGTCCGCGTGACCGGCGGCCAGGCCATCGCCGACGATTTCACCGCCTTTGCCGAGGGCGATACCAAGCGTAGCGAGTTCTCGGCGTTGCCCCTTACGGCGCTGGTGCTGCTGGGCGTGTTCGGGGCCCTCGTCGCCACCGGGCTGCCGCTCCTGATCGGCGTGCTGAGCATCACCGTGGCGATGGCCGGGCTGTACGGCCTGAGCCACCTTACCGAGGTGAGCACCTTCGCGCAGAGCGTGATCACCATGCTGGGCCTGGGCGCGGGCATCGACTACGCCCTCCTGATGGTCAACCGCTTTCGAGAGGAACTCGTCCGTGACGGAGACGCCCGGGCCGCCGCGGGGCGCACGGTCCTTACTGCCGGGCGCAGCGTGCTGTTCAGCGGCCTGACGGTGGCGATTGCCATGGCCGCGCTAATCCTGCCGCCCCTGGCTTTTGTGCGCTCAATGGGGCTTGGCGGCGTCCTCGTGGTGCTGCTCACCGTGGTGGCGAGCGTCACTGCCCTGCCGGCCCTCCTCGCGCTGCTGGGCGAGCGGGTCAACGGTCCCAGGTTGCTGCGCCTGACGTGGAGCCAGAACGCGGGCGCTTCGGCCGCCTGGACCGCCTTCGCCCGCCGGGTCACCGCTCGGCCCTGGCTGGCGGTGATCCTCAGCACCGCCTTCCTGCTGCTGCTCGCCCTGCCCGCCCGCGATATGAAAACCGGCTACGCAGGGGCCTGGGGACTGACCACTGGAGTGGAAAGCCGCGACGCCCTCGCCGACGTGCGTGATCTGGGTGCGGGTGGGCTGCTGAGCCAGTTCGAGGTCATCCTCGATCTGGGGGGCAGGCGCTACGGTCCGGCCGAGCGGGTCCGCTTTCAGAAGGTGGTGGCGGACCTCCGCGCCATGTCCGGCGTCCGCACCGTCGTCAGCCCCTTTCTGACTCCGGCGGACCTGGGCGGTACGTCGGGAAGTGGAGGAACGGACGCTCTGGCCGCCCTCGGCCTGCTGACCCAGCGCTCGTTCAGCGTCGACCGTTCGCTGCTGCGCGTGACGGTGGTGCCGGACCGCTACCTGCGGGCAGATCAGATTGATCCGTTTGAGACGAGGCTACGCCGGGCTCTGGGTGGCTCCGGCTTCCGGTTCCTGCTGGGCGGTGCCCCCGTGGGCGAGCGTGAGTTCAGCCGCGCGATCACAGGCGCGCTTCCCACCGCCGTCCTGACTGTTTTCGGGGGCACGTTCCTGCTGCTGCTGCTGGCCTTTCGCAGCCTGCTGGTGCCCCTCAAGAGCATCGTGATGAACGCGCTGACAGTGGGGGCCGCCTACGGGGTGGTCACGCTGGTGGTGCAAAAGGGCTTTCTCGCCGGACCGCTGGGCATTCCGGGCGACGTGGGAGTCCTGGATTCCAGTTTGCCGCTGCTGCTGTTCGCGGTGCTGTTCGGCCTGAGCATGGACTACGAGATCTTCCTGCTTTCCCGCGTGCAGGAAGAGGTGCTGCGCGGCCACCCGAACGACGAGGCTGTGGTGCTGGCGGTGGGCCGTACCGCGCGCATCATCACCTCCGCGGCCGTCATCATGTTCATCGTCTTCTGCGCCTTTGTCGTGGGCCGCGTGGTGGCGAACAAGAGCATTGGCCTGGGCCTCGCCGTCGCGGTGGCCCTGGATGCCACGCTCGTGCGCCTGGTGCTGGTGCCCGCCTTCCTCAAGCTTGCCGGGCGCTGGAACTGGTGGCTGCCGGGGTGGCTGGACCGCCTGCTGCCCCAGCTGCGGGTGGAGCACTGA
- a CDS encoding GlsB/YeaQ/YmgE family stress response membrane protein, producing the protein MGWIITLLVGALCGWLASLVMKTDAQQGAVANILIGIVGSLLAQFLFGNLLHLGGDVAGSGFSFWSIIWGVVGSVVLIAVLKALRVLR; encoded by the coding sequence ATGGGTTGGATCATCACGCTTCTCGTTGGTGCACTGTGCGGTTGGCTCGCTTCGCTCGTCATGAAGACGGACGCGCAACAGGGCGCGGTGGCGAACATCCTGATTGGCATTGTGGGCAGCCTGCTCGCGCAGTTCCTGTTCGGTAACCTGCTGCACCTCGGCGGCGACGTGGCTGGCAGCGGGTTCAGCTTCTGGAGCATCATCTGGGGCGTCGTCGGCAGCGTCGTGCTGATCGCGGTTCTCAAGGCCCTGCGCGTTTTGCGCTGA
- a CDS encoding S-ribosylhomocysteine lyase: MANVESFDLDHTKVQAPYIRLAGVKTTPRGDQISKYDLRLLQPNQAAIDPAALHTLEHLLAGYLRDHLQDVVDVSPMGCRTGMYMAVIGAPDEQGVLRAFESALQEVEAHDRPIPGVSELECGNYRDHNLSAARQHARDALAQGLKVQQTILLER; the protein is encoded by the coding sequence ATGGCGAACGTGGAATCTTTCGATCTCGACCACACCAAGGTGCAGGCCCCCTATATCCGGCTGGCGGGCGTCAAGACCACCCCGCGCGGCGATCAGATCAGCAAGTACGATCTGCGCCTGCTACAACCGAACCAGGCGGCCATTGACCCGGCCGCCTTGCATACCCTGGAGCATCTGCTCGCCGGGTACCTGCGTGACCACCTGCAAGACGTGGTCGACGTTTCCCCCATGGGATGCCGCACAGGGATGTATATGGCCGTCATCGGCGCACCTGACGAACAGGGCGTGTTGCGGGCCTTTGAGTCCGCCCTGCAGGAAGTGGAAGCCCACGACCGTCCCATTCCCGGCGTCAGTGAACTCGAATGCGGCAACTACCGCGACCATAACCTCAGTGCAGCCCGGCAGCACGCGCGCGACGCGCTCGCCCAGGGGCTGAAGGTGCAGCAGACCATTCTCCTGGAACGCTGA
- the lspA gene encoding signal peptidase II — MPILPLVSTLLPHKRTFPVWVPLLLAALLILADQALKAWALSHLQEGAPNVPFLPGLVEWRLTFNTGAAWSMFSGSALPLALARLAVGLGILISLVVRPQPRLLSVLLSMIAAGAIGNTIDGLRSGKVTDMIYSPLLSSVTNALHAGHFPIFNVADSCVVMGTLLLVVFSFLQEGRKKG, encoded by the coding sequence CTGCCTATACTGCCCCTCGTGTCCACCCTCCTTCCCCACAAGCGCACCTTTCCCGTGTGGGTGCCGCTGCTGCTGGCCGCCCTGCTGATCCTGGCCGATCAAGCGCTCAAGGCCTGGGCCTTGAGCCACCTCCAGGAAGGTGCACCCAACGTTCCTTTTCTTCCGGGACTGGTGGAGTGGCGGCTTACCTTCAACACGGGCGCGGCCTGGAGCATGTTCTCAGGTTCTGCGCTGCCCCTGGCCCTGGCGCGGCTGGCGGTGGGACTGGGTATCCTGATCTCTCTCGTCGTGCGGCCCCAGCCCCGGTTGCTGAGCGTCTTACTGAGCATGATCGCAGCGGGGGCCATCGGCAACACCATCGACGGGCTGCGCTCCGGGAAGGTCACGGACATGATCTACTCGCCGCTGCTCAGCAGCGTGACGAACGCCCTGCACGCCGGGCACTTTCCCATCTTCAACGTCGCCGACTCTTGTGTGGTGATGGGCACGCTGCTGCTGGTGGTCTTCAGTTTCCTGCAGGAAGGACGCAAGAAGGGCTGA
- the thrB gene encoding homoserine kinase: MTTLTIRAPASSANLGPGFDSLGLSVPLYTTLRVTPQAQTQVVPLGPELEGTPADTSNYVYRAMKLTATRAGQTLPPARVEIETEVPLARGLGSSAAALVAGIVAGNELLGRPLDDESMLDVAAREEGHPDNVAPALFGGIVVATLDRLGTHYVRLDPPAHLGVTVLIPDFELSTSKARAVLPKQYSRADAVHALSHAALLAAALSQGRLDLLQHAMQDYIHQIWRAPLVPGLSDILEEAHLHGALGAALSGAGPTVLCFHDTREDTARLHAYLHSVMGKNGLSGRVLDLPIDGAGTQVTREQKEECQEQNAL, from the coding sequence ATGACCACCCTCACCATTCGCGCTCCGGCGTCGAGCGCCAACCTGGGACCCGGCTTCGACAGCTTGGGCCTGAGCGTGCCGCTATACACCACTTTGCGCGTGACCCCCCAGGCGCAAACCCAGGTGGTGCCCTTGGGGCCCGAACTGGAGGGTACGCCGGCCGACACGAGCAACTACGTCTACCGGGCAATGAAACTGACGGCAACGCGGGCAGGGCAGACCCTTCCCCCCGCCCGCGTTGAGATCGAGACGGAAGTGCCCCTCGCCCGGGGCCTGGGCAGCAGCGCGGCGGCCCTGGTGGCAGGGATCGTTGCGGGCAACGAGCTGCTTGGGCGTCCCCTGGATGACGAGTCGATGCTGGACGTGGCCGCGCGGGAAGAAGGCCATCCCGACAACGTGGCCCCGGCGCTGTTCGGCGGCATCGTGGTGGCGACCCTGGACCGGCTGGGCACGCACTATGTGCGGCTGGACCCGCCCGCTCACCTGGGCGTAACGGTCCTGATTCCCGACTTCGAGCTGAGTACGAGTAAGGCCCGCGCCGTGCTGCCCAAGCAGTACAGCCGCGCCGACGCCGTACACGCCCTCTCGCACGCTGCGCTGCTGGCGGCGGCCTTGTCGCAGGGGCGGTTGGACCTGTTACAGCACGCCATGCAGGACTACATCCATCAAATCTGGCGCGCACCCCTGGTGCCTGGCCTCAGCGATATTCTCGAAGAAGCCCACCTGCACGGCGCACTTGGCGCGGCCCTCAGCGGGGCGGGTCCAACGGTGCTGTGCTTCCACGACACGCGGGAGGACACGGCCCGGCTGCACGCCTACCTGCACAGCGTAATGGGCAAGAACGGGCTAAGTGGGAGGGTGCTGGATTTGCCGATTGATGGGGCGGGAACGCAAGTCACGCGAGAGCAGAAGGAAGAGTGCCAAGAGCAAAACGCGCTTTAG